TTTGAGATGATTGTGCAGAAGCCAATGTTTACATCAGTTAGTAAATGTCACGTGAGTTGTCAAACTGTGTGATCTTTTACTGTGGGCAAGTAAACTTTATAAGatgtgctttttttcttttgtccaaCTGACAgcataacaaacaaaaacaaagcaaaaaacatcatcaaaaacaaacaaataaaaccaaaaggagaagaaagaaagaaaaaaagaacgaaagaGAGAAAATCTCTGCACGACATCAGTCTCCATGGTATCAAGTTGAACTGAAAACGTTTGGTTTCACCTTGCGTGTGAAGCAAGCCGCTGGCCGTAGTTTGGGCGGGTTTCAGTGTGTGGGTGAAGCAAGCCGCTGGCCGTAGTTTGGGCGGGTTTCAGTGTGTGGGTGAAGCAAGCCGCTGGCCGTAGTTTGGGCGGGTTTCAGTGTGTGGGTGAAGCAAGCCGCTGGCCGTAGTTTGGGCGGGTTTCAGTGTGTGGGTGAAGCAAGCCGCTGGCCGTAGTTTGGGTGGGTTTCAGTGTGTGGGTGAAGCAAGCCGCTGGCCGTAGTTTGGGTGGGTTTCAGTGTGTGGGTGAAGCAAGCCGCTGGCCGTAGTTTGGGCGGGTTTCAGTGTGTGGGTGAAGCAAGCCGCTGGCCGTAGTTTGGGCGGGTTTCAGTGTGTGGGTGAAGCAAGCCGCTGGCCGTAGTTTGGGCGGGTTTCAGTGTGTGGGTGAAGCAAGCCGCTGGCCGTAGTTTGGGCGGGTTTCAGTGTGTGGGTGAAGCAAGCCGCTGGCCGTAGTTTGGGCGGGTTTCAGTGTGTGGGTGAAGCAAGCCGCTGGCCGTAGTTTGGGTGGGTTTCAGTGTGTGGGTGAAGCAAGCCGCTGGCCGTAGTTTGGGCGGGTTTCAGTGTGTGGGTGAAGCAAGCCGCTGGCCGTAGTTTGGGCGGGTTTCAGTGTGTGGGTGAAGCAAGCCGCTGGCCGTAGTTTGGGCGGGTTTCAGTGTGTGGGTGAAGCAAGCCGCTGGCCATAGTTTGGGCGGGTTTCAGTGTGTGGGTGAAGCAAGCCGCTGGCCGTAGTTTGGGCGGGTTTCAGTGTGTGGGTGAAGCAAGCCGCTGGCCGTAGTTTGGGcgggtttcagtgtgtgtaaaGCAAGCCGCTGGCCGTAGTTTGGGCGGGTTTCAGTGTGTGGGTGAAGCAAGCCGCTGGCCGTAGTTTGGGCGGGTTTCAGTGTGTGGGTGAAGCAAGCCGCTGGCCGTAGTTTGGGcgggtttcagtgtgtgtgtgaagcaagCCGCTGGCCGTTGTTTGGGcgggtttcagtgtgtgtgtgaagcaagCCGCTGGCCGTAGTTTGGGcgggtttcagtgtgtgtgtgaagcaagCCGCTGGCCGTTGTTTGGGcgggtttcagtgtgtgtgtgaagcaagCCGCTGGCCGTAGTTTGGGCGGGTTTCAGTGTGTGGGTGAAGCAAGCCGCTGGCCGTAGTTTGGGCGGGTTTCAGTGTGTGGGTGAAGCAAGCCGCTGGCCGTAGTTTGGGCGGGTTTCAGTGTGGGTGAAGCAAGCCGCTGGCCGTAGTTTGGGCGGGTTTCAGTGTGGGTGAAGCAAGCCGCTGGCCGTAGTTTGGGCGGGTTTCAGTGTGGGTGAAGCAAGCCGCTGGCCGTAGTTTGGGCGGGTTTCAGTGTGGGTGAAGCAAGCCGCTGGCCGTAGTTTGGGCGGGTTTCAGTGTGGGTGAAGCAAGCCGCTGGCCGTAGTTTGGGCGGGTTTCAGTGTGGGTGAAGCAAGCCGCTGGCCGTAGTTTGGGCGGGTTTCAGTGTGGGTGAAGCAAGCCGCTGGCCGTAGTTTGGGCGGGTTTCAGTGTGGGTGAAGCAAGCCGCTGGCCGTAGTTTGGGCGGGTTTCAGTGTGTGGGTGAAGCAAGCCGCTGGCCGTAGTTTGGGCGGGTTTCAGTGTGTGGGTGGAAAACAATGATGCTGATAAACGAtcaatacaaaataaaatacaataaaaatttaaaagaGCAAAAGAAAACTACATGTATTAATGTATAAAAGCAATAAAAAATTCCACAAGAATTCAtctaaaataaaagaagaagaaaaaccaagaacagaagaaaaaagtcaAAAGGGTGAAAAGGGAAACAAAGAGAAATTAATCCATAATGATTATTGATAACAGATTTATCGGATTTCAAGTGCCTATGGATAATTGTTTGATAATGTTCTGGGCCACCTCGCTATCATGTCCGTCTGTGTACACCACAGCAGCTGCGTTCCACCAAATCTGAGGATACAGAGATAAGCGACGTTCTTACATGTGTGTGATAAGTGTGGGGGTATATCAGAAGTTCGCCAAACTGGCACACCTTATCTCACGAACTGAAACCAACCTCCACAGTCTTACGAAGCCTCCGCAGTTATTACTGCTTCCAAATTGCTCCGATCCCGACCTTACGGTAGCGCTGACGagtatttgtttttggaaatgaatttttgttttgttacaaaaaaaatcgtctgctagCTGCTGATGCTGGTAGGAACCtgagagttatctccctttcgGTGTAGGTGGCAGAAGAAACATTTATGATGGCTGTCGACTAGTTGTCAAACCAGCTCCAGTTGCAAACTTTTGCGACGTTCTCCGTTACAGCCGCTCCAATGACTTAGCAGTTAGATTTTTCTGGTATTTATTCACATGATGGATAACCAGAAGACCGAATGCGGTGGAGCACGGGACGGAGATGATGGCGAAAAAGAGCCATCTTCATCGCAACATGCAGACGACAGAACTAACAGTGATCCAAGTTATGTGAGAGAAACTTTGGGCTCGGATCAGCCGCATACCACAGAGGATCAAGACGAAACTGTGGATGTAAAGATGGACGTAAAGTCGCTCTGCCAGCCTGGTGATGCAGCTAAAACGTTTGACCAAATGGATTTGTCTTTGCTGAGGTCACCTTCTTTGCGCACAGACCCGATGCAGCAGTTCGCCAACTCTGCCATCGTTTCAGGTAGCGAGAACAGAAACACTCACAGAAAAACAGGTGCTGACATGAGAATTTTGGCAACTTACATGCGATCACTAAATGAGATGAGAGCTCCAGAAACCATCCCACCGACCGATCTGGATAAGtacctttcttctttctttctcgtgGTTAGAAAAACAGATGGGAGTGAATATGAACCCTGCAGCCTACGGGCAATGTTGGCAAGCATAGAACGTTACCTGCGGCAGAAAAATTATCCATCTTCTCTTACCAGGGACAGTGAATTTTCCAACATGCGGAATGTGTTAAAACTGAAACAACAGATGCTGAGATCCCTTGGCAAAGGACAGAAAACTATAGCTGAAGTACCTCAAACAGCTTGCATTCGTGAAGGAAAGATTACACGACTTTTTCAGTCGCATGAAATGGGACCTTACAACCCTAATTCTGTCATATTTTCTCTGTGCTTTTTCTTCTGTATGTATCTCAAACTTCGAAAATCCACTGAACACAAGAAGCTACTGTGGGGCGACATCATCTTGTGCCAGGACTACAACAACCGAGAGTACCTGACCTTCTCTCCTCAGATGCTGAGTAGGATCCACGCTTCTCAAAGACTCAACCACCGACTAGCAAACGCTAGAGTCTGGGCGGAACCAGATGTTCCGGAGAGAGACCCTGTTGCTCTGTACAAATTTTACGCACAAAAACGGCCCCTGTCCATGACCCAGCCCTATGCACCGTTCTACCTGGGTTTGAACCTGGTCAACCCTCTGGCCGGTCAGAGCTGGTATCGCCCCGCGGCCATGGGAATCAACAAACTTAACGAAATGGTGCGCCAAATCCGAGATCTCACCGGCCTTAAAGCTTCCAACGACACCAGTCCTCTTCAGTACCTGGCTCCCTCTGGCGCACAAGACATGCTGCCTCTGATGTCCGAGTTTTCCAACGCCAGCTCCGATCCCTCCAGCTCGAGGGACGGTCACAATTTGGACACTTCCGATTTTGACGGGAGAGAAATCACACCAAATGGGTCACCGCAACTGACCATTGATGTTGATGAGGGTGGGGGAGAGGCGGTCAGTGCATCAACGTCCTTTGACCAACCGCTGTCCTTGACCAGAGAGTCCGACAGCAGCGATGAACACTCCATGAAATCGCCCAGCACTGGAAGACACCTGGACAAGTCGGAAGcgtctccatcattttctacAGTCACTGGGCATGCTGACGAGGGTGACGTCTTTCAACACCAGGTGGCGACCATGAACGTTGCCAAAGCTAGGGAGCTGTTGGCCCAGTCATCTGAACTAGGTTTGAATCCAGAAAATCCTGAATGTTTCTGTTCGTTTTTTTACCCATTGgccttaggcaaaaaaaaaaatagtctgtttacggtaacccgaccgaccctatttttttcgcgcgaccctagacttttttttggcatttgggggaaaaagaaaaaaaaaatcaaaataacgtaaaaatatggttttttgaaaagaaaaaaaaatcccgacctactgaccctatttttttggcctatgttaccgtaaacagacttttttttttttttggccttatgtgtTTTTAGGGTAGATAGGAGGATTTGGGTGTGTGAACTATTGCATTTCATTTTCAGTTGTGATAAAAATCATTACCAAAGATTGAAAGTGCTGTAAAggtttttgcttgacttatgtCACTGTCATCGTGAGACAGTTCTGACATATTTTGTGAGATCCAAAGCGTGAAATTTCTGATTTTGATTGGTTTGTTGATCTTATTTGTAGGGACATGTAGATAGTTAGCAAACGATATATACTAATAtagatatattatatatatatacacatcaTTACTTCTCTGTTCTGTGTAGCATGGACTTCAGGGCTCTGTGGGTCCTGATTTTTATGTGCAATCAAGTAGACAACTTTATTTGAGCAGTGGAAATATTTCTATGATCTTGATGCTTCATCTTCATGCCAATGACAGTTCAGCTTAATAGAACGTAGTTCACCTACTTGCTCTTCCTTccctttattgttgttgtttatgatgATGGGTGAtagaaaataatgataatatagGAACATTTATTTTGACAAATTTAGTAGGAGATAATGACATACAGCTTACCATATAAATTACACTTTATACTATAGCAATCAGAAGAGCTCAAAAGTAATGGACATGTatccattttgttttcattagcTTTTTcagacgacgatgatgacgatgatccGGATGATTTCATCGGAGTGGAACAGGCAAAGGAACTGCTGACCGATATCATCCAGCGCATGGATATCAAGGACATGATGGTGTTTGACCGCTGGCTCAAATGCATGACCATTGCTCGCGATTCTTTCTCAGGTAAGTGTTTGACCGCTGTCTCAAATGCATGACCATTGCTCGCGATTCCTTCTCAGGTACGTACGTCTCTGCAAATCACAATGGTGTAGGAAGCTGTCAGCTCATTTGCGGTATGATTATATCACAATATGTGTGTATtgggggcctggtagctcagttggtagagcattggacttGTAAGCCTTGGGTTACGGGTTCAAATCCAggccgggatggacacgggccaactttatgtgcagactcagaaacGATATCCATGTGTCATCCCTGTGGCATGTTAAAACCTCTCGGTCATTCTGTCCTAAGTGCATGAGGCTCATTACAgtttacacctaaacacacacataccaggGTAACGCTACTCttgttgttgctagctttccaaGAGACCCAAATTTCTTAGCAGTGGAATAATTAAATAATGGAAATGGGTTTGTTTGGTCAAGCACTATTTTCATGAGTTGGCCTGTGTTGTGTATCGCGGTTGACTGGTCAGTACTGTGCTCCTCTCCATTGGCTAAGCAAGCCACACACAGGAGTAGGTGCACGATCATGTATAGGTGGACAtgcacgtttgtgtgtgtgtatgttttgtacagtggagtccgggtacaacgaatctcaagggagatacattttagttcgttatatatcagtaattcgctgtagagttttcaaccctaaatggcctcaagacaagttttcccaatcaccttcaaatgatcgtcccatcgatctttccttggagagtacaatctctgcatgttttcaacagcttcatgatataatccatagagagaggcaaactaacagcgggaggtgcatgaAAAGCGTAAGTATTCACGATAAAACTTTGACTCGCTCATTCACGGGACATAACTGCACTCCGGACTGTCCACAGTGTTGAGCAATTTAGGAGACTTCACTGCCTGAGGAGAGtattgattcaaacgaacgcGTGGTTCTATATCGCGTCACTCAGTCACGGatcggagaaaacaaaaaaacagttccagatttcgaaaccatgttcgtcagccattgtttttagcaagacagaccacatgtgcacgagcttcgctgacgtacatcgcaaaatgtcatgacgtcaccacaactttcgtccgttttggttcgatctgttccgtgcacctcccgctgttagtttgttcagagttcgctcatcacgcgatcgcggcgatgtgcacttgtgtttgtgtatttttgtctttggagacaattattgacatcagttcgttgtagccttgtgacttttagagacaaaacgactctggggcgatgaaaacgtgtttgttaaaagaggggctcgttatgcaaatgagttcaaaaggttcgatgtagccggaaagtaacaagtaagaaatagaaggctgtctgccgggaaatcaatggcagtttgttaaaagagggatttcgttatacccaggttcgttatagctggactccactgtacgaACTGcatttgtgtgttctgtttttgtCCTTCAGTgttgtctctcactctctgtagGTTTGCCAATTTTCCATACTGTGATAGAATGCTATtgacttttaaaaaaatattgtgCTCTTTACCTCGCTCGTTTCTTCTTCAAAGGGGCCATACACAAACAGGGCAGCAAAGCAATGGTGGCACGAAGGAAGTGGAAACAGTGAAACTGGTGGCAAGGGTAGAAACAAAGTCaaagaacgcatgtttccaAATGTGGGGCACTGCAGTAAGATTTGTCAGCCGCCATGGCCTTTCTATATGAAACTTAgcttaagactttaaaaataATGTTGAAATGCCATTAACACAAATAATAATTATGTGCAATcttattgttgttttttgccACCGAGACAGCCAATTGAATTTTTACTTgcaatatttttttacaattttagtttctttttgtttgtgtggttaTAGAAGATTTGTTGACATGTGTGCAGGTCAAATTGTGTGTAAGGATCCCAAGAGAGGCTCCGCCACCAACGCCCACAGGCACTCCACCTTCAACAACAATGACGAAACCAACAATGAAAGCAGCGCCAACGAAAACACCAACATGAACATTCTGCTGAACATCTCGCTGACCCCCACCGCCATGAGAGGTCAAGGTCCCGTCACCGTGCAAGCCACCACCATCAGTGCATCCGACCTCAGCGCCATGTCGGCATTCCCGTCGCAACAGTCTGACGTGCACACCTCGGGGAATGGAGCGGAATACTGCAACGGCAGCAGCGACTCGCCGCTCGACCTTGCCCTCAGCTCTATGCGGGGAGGGTCGAGTTCTGCGTCGGATTCCCACCGTACGTCCCGTGTCAGCTCCTCCAGTGGCGTCAATTACAAACACTCTGCATCCTCCGCGGCTGGACCGGAATGCTCGCCCGCCAAACAACGCAGGCCTCCGTATAACTCAGTCTACAACCACCACCAGCCTGCTTACTCCAGAGCCGCAGCCAATCACAGCGCAGCCGCTGCTGTCGTTTCTGGGGTCAGGAGGTCATCTGGTCAATACGAAGGGAGTCGTCGCAAGTTGAACCCTGCCTTTCTGACGCATATCAAGCCCCGAGTTTCGGACAGCGACACGGGGGGCCGTACAGGTCGATTGCTGATGTCATCCACTGCAGAGTTAGATGAAAACGTGACTCTTGCCCACTCTAACTCTGTGGATGATGAGGACCTTGTGCATGTACTCAACTTGAAGCAAGAAGTTGAGTGATTGCGCTACTCAAGTACACCTATCCtctcacattttgttttgtctctttctctttggtcttttctttgctttatttatttgtttgtttatttgtttctattttgtgttttcttgtttgtataggtgggttttttttgtgtttttttaacaaatatCTGGTTCTCAAAAGCACTAAATTTGTGAGGCCTTTGGTCCTTGCTTTGAGATATGATCTGTTCCTgtccatactctctctctctgtgcctctgtaTCTCATTATCTGTCTATAttcatgtctgtctgttctcATCTGCCTATCTGACTTGCTTTTGAATGTCGGTCTCTCTGTAAATTTGTGTCACTCTctgttctttattttttttcagtttACATTTGGTTTTGTTCTTGAAAATGTGTTTCGCGTGGACGGTAGAGAATTAAGTTCATTCAACGGTTTACATAATTAGTGTAATTCACTGGCTATTGGCCAATTTATCATTGGTTTAAGCTGTAAGAAGAAACTGTAAAAAGATTATAAGGAAGAAAAATATGAAGCACCAATAAAACAATATTTCACTGAATCTGACATTAATCAGAAACTATTAaaggcgagagatttatttctcagagtcaactttgtgtgcagactctcctcagtgtccgaacacccccgtgtgtacacgcaagcacaagaccaagtgtgcacgaaaaagatcctgtaatccatgtcagagtttggtgggttatagaaacacgaaaatacccagcatacttcctccgaaaacggcgtatggctgcctaaatggcggggtaaaaaacggtcatacacgtaaaattccactcgtgcaaaaaacacgagtgtacgtgggagtttcagcccacgcacaaagaagaagaagattaaaaGAGACAGACATCTAATGCATTTTGTGTGCAAACGTCCTTCACCATGTTATGGTGTTTTTTATTATGACTGCTGGCACTGTTGCTTCCAAGGTGCGTTTATGTTTGAACTTATTTATAGTATATAGAGAGTACACGCT
The sequence above is a segment of the Littorina saxatilis isolate snail1 linkage group LG3, US_GU_Lsax_2.0, whole genome shotgun sequence genome. Coding sequences within it:
- the LOC138961817 gene encoding uncharacterized protein; translated protein: MMDNQKTECGGARDGDDGEKEPSSSQHADDRTNSDPSYVRETLGSDQPHTTEDQDETVDVKMDVKSLCQPGDAAKTFDQMDLSLLRSPSLRTDPMQQFANSAIVSGSENRNTHRKTGADMRILATYMRSLNEMRAPETIPPTDLDKYLSSFFLVVRKTDGSEYEPCSLRAMLASIERYLRQKNYPSSLTRDSEFSNMRNVLKLKQQMLRSLGKGQKTIAEVPQTACIREGKITRLFQSHEMGPYNPNSVIFSLCFFFCMYLKLRKSTEHKKLLWGDIILCQDYNNREYLTFSPQMLSRIHASQRLNHRLANARVWAEPDVPERDPVALYKFYAQKRPLSMTQPYAPFYLGLNLVNPLAGQSWYRPAAMGINKLNEMVRQIRDLTGLKASNDTSPLQYLAPSGAQDMLPLMSEFSNASSDPSSSRDGHNLDTSDFDGREITPNGSPQLTIDVDEGGGEAVSASTSFDQPLSLTRESDSSDEHSMKSPSTGRHLDKSEASPSFSTVTGHADEGDVFQHQVATMNVAKARELLAQSSELAFSDDDDDDDPDDFIGVEQAKELLTDIIQRMDIKDMMVFDRWLKCMTIARDSFSGQIVCKDPKRGSATNAHRHSTFNNNDETNNESSANENTNMNILLNISLTPTAMRGQGPVTVQATTISASDLSAMSAFPSQQSDVHTSGNGAEYCNGSSDSPLDLALSSMRGGSSSASDSHRTSRVSSSSGVNYKHSASSAAGPECSPAKQRRPPYNSVYNHHQPAYSRAAANHSAAAAVVSGVRRSSGQYEGSRRKLNPAFLTHIKPRVSDSDTGGRTGRLLMSSTAELDENVTLAHSNSVDDEDLVHVLNLKQEVE